In the genome of Calothrix sp. PCC 6303, the window CTTCCCCTCTGCCTCTTCGGTGATATCTTTGTGATCGCTATATACTGATATTTTTAGGACTTTGGCATGTGTCATTAGTTTTGATGGTTTTCAATTTAAATTAGATTGTGTAGATTGTGCCGCATTATTTTTAAGAGATAGTCAGCAATGAAATTAAACTCAACTGTTCTTCTAACTTTGATATTATTGACCCTGATGTTGGGGGCTGGTTCGGTCAGCGCAATTTTAGGCTTTGATATTGGTAGTAAAGCTTTGAAGGGTGTAACAACACCTGATGCTCGTCCTGCAACCAAATTTGCCAGCAGCAAGGCAAATAGTATGCAGCATGGAGGGGTAACATTGCTGAGGGAGGAAGAAATTCTTAAAGTTGTTAAGTCACGTATTGAGGGTAAGAGCAAAGCTAGTAAGCTAGATAAATCCCAAGATGATGAAGAGGAGGAAAAAGCGAAGAAAGAAAAAGAAGTAGAAAAAGCCAAGGAAGCTCAAGAAAAACCACAGCCTGGATTTCCCATCAGTGCTGAAAGCCAAGGTGTTAACTTAGCGGTGCAGTCAGCCCAGATTTCTGGTGGTGATTTGGTTTTGAAGGTAAAAATGCAAAATAAGGGAACAGATACAGCCCAATTTTTGTACAGTTTCTTGGATGTCACGGATGATAAAGGACGAACATTGAGTGCCAGTACTGAGGGATTACCAACGGAATTACCCTCTAACAGCCCTGTCTTTTCTGGAACAATTAGTATTCCAACTCCATTATTGGAGGATGTGAAGAGAGTTTCTCTAGTTTTAACTGATTATCCGGCGCAAAAAATGCATTTAGAAGTCGCTAACATTCCTGTAGGGAAGTAGAAGTTTGTGAGAATGCGGTGTTGGCAACCACTCTTGAAAAGAGTATTAGATCAGTTAAGTATAGGTAGTTTGGACTGCGTTTAACTATTTATAATTTATATCGATTTCTTACTCAAAGTACCTTTCGACTTCCAAATCAGCAGTACTAGCCACATTAGAAACTTGGGTGTTAGTTGTAGGCGAAAATTAGGCGGTGATTGTTTTTTCTGATGTGAGTTGGTCAGATGTGGGTTTGAAGTTGTTATCAGTATCGTTACTGATTGCAATCAATGCTTTTTTTGTGACAGCGGAATTTTCAATGGTGACTGTGAGGCGATCGCGGATTCACCAATTAGTAGAAGCCGGAGATATTCAAGCGATCGCAGTTGAGAATCTACAAAGGAGTATTGAGCGACTCCTATCTACGACTCAGCTGGGTATTACCTTATCTAGCTTGGCTTTGGGTTGGATTGGTGAAAGTACGATTGTGGAACTAATTGAGAAGTGGCTCAAATCTCTACCACTACCAGGGGAAACGAGTTTGTTGTTAGCGCACTCCTTCTCAATCCCCATTGCTTTCTTTCTTATTGCCTACCTACAAATTGTCTTAGGAGAACTTTGCCCCAAATCCCTCGCTATCCTCTACTCAGAACAGATGGCGAAGTTTTTGAGTCCTTCTATTAAAGCGATTATCCGTATTTTTCGACCTTTTATTTGGATTCTTAACCGATCTACTCAGTGGTTATTACGCCTGTTTGGAATCGAATATACAGGAAAAAGTTGGCGACCTCCTGTAACTTCTGAAGAACTCCAACTCATCATTGCTACAGAACGTGAATCTATCGGTTTACGAGCCGGAGAACGGGAATTGCTGAAAAAAGTTTTTGAATTTCAGGATATCACTGCACAAGATATCATGGTTCCTCGCACCAGCATTGTGTCCCTGCCAAAAACAGCATCATTACAAAACTTTCTTCATCAAATGGCTCACACTAGTCACTCTTGTTACCCAGTTACCAGTGAATCTTTGGATGACATTCAGGGGATTGTCTACTTTAAAGATTTAACAAAGCCTTTAGCTATGGGTACTATTACCTTAGAAACCCAAATTCAAGCTTGGATCCGTCCAGCAAGGTTTGTTCCCGAAAATACATACTTGCATGAGCTTTTACCCATGATGCAGCAGCAAAAACCATCTATGGTGATGGTTGTAGATGAATTTGGTGGGACAGTGGGATTAGTAACAATTCAGGATGTGATTGCTCAGATAATTGGGAATGATGGCAATTCTGAAAATAACCATGCTCTACTGGTACAAATTTTAGATGAAAATACCCATTTGGTACAAGCGCAAATTAATCTTGAAGATTTGAATCGAATACTCAATATCAATTTGCCAATAACTAGGGAATATCAAACTCTAGGTGGCTTTTTATTATATGAATTACAAAAAATCCCCGGATTAGGTGAAACATATTCCTACGAAAGTTTAGAATTTACTGTAATGTCAGTTGTAGGACCTAGGCTACATCAAATTCAACTACGACGATTTCATCAGTGACAGCAATTACGGAGGGAGTAACTATTTACGTTATTGCGATTTAAGGGAGCAATCTCTAAGCCTGATTTATTTGTAGCGAGTGCGTAAGTCATGAATGATATCGATATCGATATAGCAAATTTTAACTTCATGAGGTACAAAAATACCTGTTTCAAACCCTTAGCAAGGGCAGGGTTGAGTGGGGTCTAGCACTTCCAAAATTTCTCTATCAGTCAAAGTTTTGCCGTCTGATTACTCAGACGACATTTCTTGGAACAAAGGTAGCTAGGGTCTGCTGAAAAAAGCTACAAAGCGAATCTAGATGCCACACAGCTTAAATAATGGTGGTTTTAGAGGTTAGATCTAAAATTCACCCCGCGATTTTTCTCCAAAGTGCATGGTTTTTGAGCATCTAAATGCCATAACCTTGCACTTGTCTGGTTCAACAATGCTTAAAACCCTTGTTTGGCAAAGGTTATAGCTTTAATCAGCAAGCCCTAGCTATCAAAGATTGTGATTGTGGTTATTATCCACTACTGCTTTCTGTTTTTTAACAAAAACCTGAGTCTAAAGCCCCGTGCTTCTAGCACGGCTTTTCTTCAACTTCCGGATCATTTCTCTAAGCACGTCATTTTGAGTGCGATCTGTTTCCTCGCAATATTTCAAAAGTATTTCATACTCTTGATCAGAACACCGAACCGTTAATTTCTTCATGCCGTCATATTGCCGTCAATTTATGATAGAATACTAGCATGAAAACACTGAAGTTTAAACTCTACGCACACAAACGGGATAGACACCTCAAACGCACAATTAATGCTGCTGGGGTGATTTATAACCATTGCATTGCCCTACACAAACGGTATTACCGGATGTGGGGCAAACACTTAAATTGTGCAAAACTTCAGTCTCATATCGCCAAACTGCGGAAGAGAAGCCCATTTTGGCAATTGCTAGGTTCTCAGGCAGTACAAGAAGTATGTCAACGCATTGAGAAAGCCTACCAGCTATTTTTTAAACATAACAAGAAAGGAGTCAGACCACCAGGATTTAAGAAAGTTAAGAAGTACAAATCCTTCACCCTTAAGCAAGCAGGTTATAAGTTTTTGGGTAGTAACAGGGTGAAAATTGGTAGCCGAGTTTATCAATTTTGGAAGTCTAGAGAGATTGAGGGAATAGTCAAAACCCTAACCATTAAACGCACTCCACTGGGTGAATTGTTTATGGTTATTGTTGTTGATGAAGGCAGTAAACCAGAAGTTGAAGTTAAGACAGGTAAAATTGCTGGCTTTGATTTTGGGTTGAAAACATTTCTCACTTGTTTCTCCTCCGGAGACGCTACGGGAACAGACGGCACTAAAATTGAGTCTCCCCAATTTTTCAAGCAGTCCCTAAACGCCATCAAAAAAGCTAGTAAACAGCACTCTAAAAAGTTAAAAGGTTCGTCCAACAGGGAACGAGCAAGAAAAAACTTAGTACGCAAGTATGAGGGTATCTCTAATCGTCGCCGTGACTGGTTCTGGAAGTTAGCTCATGAGTTAACTGATAGGTTTGATGTTCTCTGTTTTGAGACTTTAAACCTCAAGGGAATGCAACGTCTTTGGGGCAGGAAGATATCAGACTTGGCGTTTGGTGAATTTCTGCAAATCCTAGAATGGGTTGCCAAAAAGAAGAATAAAATGGTTGTTTTTATCGATCAGTGGTATCCAAGTTCTAAGACTTGTTCTAGTTGTGGGCATATTCTAGAAAAGATTGATTTGTCTATTAGAGAATGGCGTTGTCCATTATGCCAGTCTGTAAACGGAAGAGACGAAAACGCCAGTCGTAATATTTGTGCAGTCGGGGCATCGACTGTTGGGTTAGGTAGTGTAAGTCGGGCTTTGCCTGCAATTGCTGTTCGAGCCTAGAATCCCCACCCCTTTAGGCTGGGGAGTATGTCAATAAGAGTGACTGACAGTTGGATTGGCAATATACTTGAAGTCAGGTTCAGAATTCCAGGGGTCTCGCCGGTTAATTTCTAGCTTCTCGTTACTGGCTTCCGCTTCTGAAGATAGGTTGTAGTAAATATCTACAGTGTTATCTGGTTCGATATTACCAAACATTGGGTCTGTGAGTTTACCCAACGAATCAAGTGCCTTCATAAACATCTTGGTGTGGGAAATTTCGCGGCTCAACAAATGTACTAATGTTTTTTTAGTACCTTCATCGGGAGCGAGTTTAATCAAAGCTTCATAGGTTTGACGCGCTCCGGCTTCGGCACCAATATTAGCCCGTAAGTCACGTACAACGTCGCCACCTTCATTCACGTAGCTTGCAGTCCAGGCACTGCCCTGACTATCAAGCAAATGGGGTCCCACGCCACGCACGGCAAACAGTGTACTTTTATACACTTCTGTTTGGTCAACATTTTTTGTGTGCGCTTCGATAAGTTTGCCCACCATTTCTAAATGACCAAATTCTTCAATGGCAATATCTTGCAGCATATCTCGGATAGGAGCGTTCTCGCAGTGGAAAGATTGTACCCAATACTGTAAAGCCGCTGTGAGTTCACCAGTCGCTCCACCAAACTGCTCTAGTAACAGTTGAGCAAAACGTGGATGTGCTGTATCAATATTGACTGCATGGATTGGTTCTTTTTTGTGGAAAAACATAGGATTTTTACCATGTAAAAGTAAGCTGTCTGGAATTGTTTGATGCTTCTACGAACATCTCCATATCAGCTTAATGATGATAATAGGTTGACTCTTCAGCCTAAAGGTATATCTTGGGATTATAGTTAATCAGCTTGAGAAACTGCGTTATCTGATCCTGAAATAGCTTTAAAACTATGGCATTTGAATTTGATCATCTCTTTATTTGTACTGATATAGGTGCTGACAAAGCTGCCGAGCGTCTAGTTTCATTTGGTTTATTAGAAGGAGCATCCAGAACCCATCGTGGGCAAGGTACAGCAAATCGCTGTTTCTTTTTCCACAATGCCATGTTGGAATTTTTGTGGGTTCACTCAAAAGAGGAAGCACAGTCGGTGTTAATTTATCAAACTAGGCTATGGGAGCGATGGAGCGATCGCATGAATGGTTCATGTCCATTTGGGGTTTGTCTGCGTCCAGCTATCGATTCTAGTGATGCAGTTGCATTTCCCAGTTGGGCATATCATCCCCCATACTTGCCGGAAACACTGAGTATTGCAGTGGGAACAAATAGTGATATTTTAACTGAGCCGATGCTGTTCCAAACTCCCTTTGGTAAGCGCCCAGATCAATTTCATCCTGAGAAAGCACAACCTCTGGAACATCCTGTTGGCTTCCGTGAAATTACTCGTATAGAAGTCATTAGTCCTGTTGCAAATACGCCATCGCCAGAACTTAAAGCTGTAGTTGATACCCATCAAGTTCAGCTAAGAAGTGGTATAAAATATTGTCTAGAGCTTGGTTTCGATGGGGAAGTAAAAGGTCAGCAGGTAGATTTCCAGCCCGGACTGCCATTGATTATGAGTTGGTAGCTTGCGTCCTTTTTTGGGTTTCTCCGTCTTTCAGTCTTATTGTCTTTCTGTTCCCTATCACAGTAACCTTCCATAACAAGCTTCAACTGGATTTTCGGGGTTTGCCAAATTATATAACCAAGCCCACATTTGGTCGCCATAGGAAAAATGCCACCATTCGCCCGGATTTCGACAAAAACCAGCTTTATACATCGCACGTCGCAAAATTTGACGGTTTGCATGATAAATTGAGGCTTGGGGATGTGAATGGTTGAGGTAATAGTCGGGGAGTGACCTATCTGACATTTCATCGATGGGTGAACCCATATCTATCGGTTTTCCAGTAGCATCCACTAAGGTTATATCTACTGCCGCACCTGTGCTGTGGGGAGGTGGGGTTTGCATGTCTAAGCTTGGTGCTGCCCAAATTTTGTAGACTTCTGACCAAATTTCTTGACGTTGAATTTCTGATAATTCAGTTTCAACTAGGTTTTTTGCTGTTACTGCCTGAGCAAAGCTAAAATCTACCATGAATTGCTGTACGGCAACTGGACGATAGGCATCAAATATTTGAATTTTCCACCCAGGGTATTGATTTTGCAGATATTCTTGGGCTTTAGTAATTTTTTTAACTACAGATTCCCTGATGAAATACGGTGAATGTTGACCGTAGGGAGCGCCTAATTTTTGGTATGGATGAGGGGTTTCCACCGCAAATTCATCCAGAGGTATTTCGACTAAGGGTTCTTCGCACTCATTAATTAATACATCATGGTAAGGTCGCTTTGGCATTGCAGTAAGGTTTTGGATATAAATTTTTTAAAAATTCAAATCTGAAGATCTGGGTGTCATAGTATAGTATATTGCTCATTAGTCATTCAGACGAATCCAAGATATCTGAGATGGAAAAAAGGAATCAAATATGCATTCAAATGCTTTGAACCCCGATTTTCAAAATGATGACCAACACCTAATCAAACGTCTTGTTTCTATAGATTTATTGCGTGGATTAGTTATGGTTTTGATGGCGTTAGATCACACAAGAAATTTTTTTTCTAATGTTCATTTTAATGTGTTGGATATAGAACAATCAAATATACCTCTGTTTTTGACAAGATGGATAACTCATTTATGTGCTCCATCATTTATTTTTCTTGCAGGTATAGCGGCTCATCTTTCTTTAAAAAGAGGAAAAACGAAGCAAGAACTCAGTCGTTTTCTGTTGCTTAGAGGATTTTTATTAATATTTTTGGAACTAACTATAGTTAGCTTGGCATGGACATTTTATCCTGGTGTTTTTTTAGCAGGAGTACTGTGGGTCATTGGTTGGTCTATGATTGTTTTAGCTTTACTAGTTAAGCTTCCTATTAAAAATATAGCTATATTTGGAATTATACTGATTATTGGACATAATTTATTTGATAGTGTGCAAGCCCAACAATTAGGAAACTTTGGCTGGATTTGGTCATTTTTTCATGAACGGGCAATCTTTGTATCGACATCAGGAATTCGCTTTTTGTTAGGGTATCCCCTTATTCCTTGGGTTGGAGTAATGGCATGTGGCTATGCTTTTGGATATGTACTGACTAAACCAAAAACTCAGTATTTGCCTTGGTTGCGAAATTTGGGTTGGGGCTTAATTTTTAGTTTTGTAGTCATCAGAGGGCTAAATATTTATGGTGATCCGAAACCATGGTCAGTAAAATCTAACTTATTGAAGACGATATTATCATTTATCAATTGTGAAAAATATCCACCATCATTAGCTTATTTATTAATTACACTTGGGGTAGCTTTTTTAGCACTTTATTTATTTGAAAGTCAAAATATTTCGCTTTTCAAACCTCTCCTTGTTTTTGGAAAGGTGCCATTATTCTTTTACATTATTCATCTTTGGTTAATACATTTTTCTGCGGTTTTATTGGCATTGCCTAAATATGGCTTTAAGGCAGTAGCTTTACCCTTTTTATTATCTAGCCAAATGCCGAAAGATTATGGATATGATTTACACCATGTTTATGTTATATGGGTTGTCCTGATTTTGATTCTGTATCTTATATGTAATTGGTTTGCTGGTTATAAGGTGAAGAATAAATCTTGGTGGTTGAAGTTTTTATAAACTTAATTTATAATACATGAAATAGCTAATTTTTAATCAAAGAGGTTTTGAAAGTGTTTTAATTGAGTACAAATTATCAAAGGCACTAGATGAGCTTGTTTTGAAGTACTAATCCCTAATTTCTATCTTTGTCATTGTGATTTTTTAGATAAACCTTTACTTTACTATACGCCTGTGATATCAGTTGATCTAAATCGAGATTCCACAAAGCTACTCCAAAGTTCTCACCACCACTCACCAAAGTTTTGCCATCGGGGCTAAAGGCGATACTATTGATGGGATCGGAGTTTCCCGAAAGGGTTTTAATTAGGTTTCCACTGCTGACATCCCAGAATTTGATGGTTGCATCTACACTTGCGGAGGTGAGAATTTTACCATCGGGTGTAAAGTTGATACTGGTGACACCATCACTGTGTCCAATGAGGGTATGAATGAGTTTACCATCGGGAAGATGCCAAAGTTTGATGGTGTTATCCCAGCTTGCGGAGGCTAAAGTGTTGCTGTCGGGGGAGAATGTGAGAGATGCGATCGCATTCCCATGTCCGGGTAGTATTTTCATTAGGGTACCATCGGGATGCCATAGTTTGATGGTGGGATCTTTGGTGTTACCTCCGGAAGCGATAATTTTACCATCAGGACTATAGTTGATGCTGCTAACTTCGTCATTGTGTGCGGTGAAACTATTTAGGAGTTTACCGTTGCTGATTTGCCAAGTTTTAATGGTTTTGTCGCTACTTGCGGAAATGATTGTTTGGTTGTTGGGATGAAAGCTGATATTTGTGACTTTGTTTTGATGTCCTTTCAGGGTTTGGATTAAGGTTCCGGTTTGGATGTTCCAGAGTTTGATGGTTTTATCAGCGCTAGCTGTGGCAATTAGTTTTCCATCTGGACTAATTTTAACTTGAGAGATAATACTGTCATGGGTGGCTAAGGTTTTTAAAAACTGAGTTTTTCCAGATTTTTCAAGGTTCCATAAACTGACTTTTTTATCCCAACCTGCGGTAGCAAAGGTTTGATTTTGAGGATTGAAGCTGACACTATATATAGGGTTAGTTTGTTGAGGATATTTTTCGGGTAAGTTCCAAATTCTGATAGTTTTATCGTCACTTCCAGAAATAATTGATTTTCCATCAGGGGTAAAGTGAATATCATTGACTGGTGCTTCATGTCCCTGGAGATTTAGTAAGGGT includes:
- a CDS encoding RNA-guided endonuclease InsQ/TnpB family protein, giving the protein MKTLKFKLYAHKRDRHLKRTINAAGVIYNHCIALHKRYYRMWGKHLNCAKLQSHIAKLRKRSPFWQLLGSQAVQEVCQRIEKAYQLFFKHNKKGVRPPGFKKVKKYKSFTLKQAGYKFLGSNRVKIGSRVYQFWKSREIEGIVKTLTIKRTPLGELFMVIVVDEGSKPEVEVKTGKIAGFDFGLKTFLTCFSSGDATGTDGTKIESPQFFKQSLNAIKKASKQHSKKLKGSSNRERARKNLVRKYEGISNRRRDWFWKLAHELTDRFDVLCFETLNLKGMQRLWGRKISDLAFGEFLQILEWVAKKKNKMVVFIDQWYPSSKTCSSCGHILEKIDLSIREWRCPLCQSVNGRDENASRNICAVGASTVGLGSVSRALPAIAVRA
- a CDS encoding manganese catalase family protein encodes the protein MFFHKKEPIHAVNIDTAHPRFAQLLLEQFGGATGELTAALQYWVQSFHCENAPIRDMLQDIAIEEFGHLEMVGKLIEAHTKNVDQTEVYKSTLFAVRGVGPHLLDSQGSAWTASYVNEGGDVVRDLRANIGAEAGARQTYEALIKLAPDEGTKKTLVHLLSREISHTKMFMKALDSLGKLTDPMFGNIEPDNTVDIYYNLSSEAEASNEKLEINRRDPWNSEPDFKYIANPTVSHSY
- a CDS encoding DUF1624 domain-containing protein, producing MHSNALNPDFQNDDQHLIKRLVSIDLLRGLVMVLMALDHTRNFFSNVHFNVLDIEQSNIPLFLTRWITHLCAPSFIFLAGIAAHLSLKRGKTKQELSRFLLLRGFLLIFLELTIVSLAWTFYPGVFLAGVLWVIGWSMIVLALLVKLPIKNIAIFGIILIIGHNLFDSVQAQQLGNFGWIWSFFHERAIFVSTSGIRFLLGYPLIPWVGVMACGYAFGYVLTKPKTQYLPWLRNLGWGLIFSFVVIRGLNIYGDPKPWSVKSNLLKTILSFINCEKYPPSLAYLLITLGVAFLALYLFESQNISLFKPLLVFGKVPLFFYIIHLWLIHFSAVLLALPKYGFKAVALPFLLSSQMPKDYGYDLHHVYVIWVVLILILYLICNWFAGYKVKNKSWWLKFL
- a CDS encoding hemolysin family protein; amino-acid sequence: MIVFSDVSWSDVGLKLLSVSLLIAINAFFVTAEFSMVTVRRSRIHQLVEAGDIQAIAVENLQRSIERLLSTTQLGITLSSLALGWIGESTIVELIEKWLKSLPLPGETSLLLAHSFSIPIAFFLIAYLQIVLGELCPKSLAILYSEQMAKFLSPSIKAIIRIFRPFIWILNRSTQWLLRLFGIEYTGKSWRPPVTSEELQLIIATERESIGLRAGERELLKKVFEFQDITAQDIMVPRTSIVSLPKTASLQNFLHQMAHTSHSCYPVTSESLDDIQGIVYFKDLTKPLAMGTITLETQIQAWIRPARFVPENTYLHELLPMMQQQKPSMVMVVDEFGGTVGLVTIQDVIAQIIGNDGNSENNHALLVQILDENTHLVQAQINLEDLNRILNINLPITREYQTLGGFLLYELQKIPGLGETYSYESLEFTVMSVVGPRLHQIQLRRFHQ
- a CDS encoding VOC family protein, encoding MAFEFDHLFICTDIGADKAAERLVSFGLLEGASRTHRGQGTANRCFFFHNAMLEFLWVHSKEEAQSVLIYQTRLWERWSDRMNGSCPFGVCLRPAIDSSDAVAFPSWAYHPPYLPETLSIAVGTNSDILTEPMLFQTPFGKRPDQFHPEKAQPLEHPVGFREITRIEVISPVANTPSPELKAVVDTHQVQLRSGIKYCLELGFDGEVKGQQVDFQPGLPLIMSW
- a CDS encoding M15 family metallopeptidase; protein product: MPKRPYHDVLINECEEPLVEIPLDEFAVETPHPYQKLGAPYGQHSPYFIRESVVKKITKAQEYLQNQYPGWKIQIFDAYRPVAVQQFMVDFSFAQAVTAKNLVETELSEIQRQEIWSEVYKIWAAPSLDMQTPPPHSTGAAVDITLVDATGKPIDMGSPIDEMSDRSLPDYYLNHSHPQASIYHANRQILRRAMYKAGFCRNPGEWWHFSYGDQMWAWLYNLANPENPVEACYGRLL
- a CDS encoding ribbon-helix-helix protein, CopG family, with amino-acid sequence MKKLTVRCSDQEYEILLKYCEETDRTQNDVLREMIRKLKKSRARSTGL